TATCTACAACTATTGGAGCAGAATATGTCATGTCACGAAGTCTACATTCATGAGGAGTAATTGTTTCACTAACTTGTCCAAAACCTTCTTCCGCCTGTGGCATTAAAACACGAATATctaaatatctaaaaaaaattatgcctttaaaataaaaaaaacttacttgACATAGAAATACGGAGATGCATCacttgttattttattattagcttttaaaatatttttaatatctacATCTACGAAATAATCATAACTTGCAATATGTTGCTTTAATAATCCTCTCACTTGAAGGAAAGAAGGAATTAAATTCCATTTGTCCTCCAATGACAACTTATCAGAAATATCTCTCTTCATCATAAAAAGGTAAATACCCCTTTATGTTATTTACTATGccgaaaaaaatatttcaccTATAATAAGCgttataagaaatattaattggTGAAATGTTACCcccaaatatttatttttgtatgaACATTACATTTCTTTCTACGTTTAACAATTACcgaaataaaaagttaagtTAGAAGAATTACGTTTCCAACTAGTAattgtatttataatttaataacattgttattttaatatatttacgTTCTTATGATTGGATAAACGTGACTTCTATCATTTAAAATggtatttttatagtttgttttttttaataatagatatttttcttttatatttgttaaagtcgctttgtttttttagtatGTAAATCGATAGTTTgtaattaaatgtttaatatttaatttaaacagaaattttgaaaataatttttttaagttatatatttatatcaaatataatgtaaattaataaaagcaGTTAATTAAGTTTAAATGGCAACAGTGATTAGTACTACTTTTCTAGTTCTTCCTGACAAAATAAACTAGATGTTCTAAGCTATTTGTTCATGTCAATCTCAATGtgttttaactttttttgaaGATTCTTTACATTCATTATAAGTATTAATAAGATCCAATTCAAGAATCAAATTttcctataaaaaaaatacatgaTACTTGAATTATATAACTAACCtcattgaaaataaaaggCACTGCGCGTTTATTTTGAATTGTTGGTCTTCTAGCAACTTCAACACCACCcttaaaaatagatattgtTGGTAATTGTTTACTTGAGGGATGTGTATTAATTCTAAATCTTTCAGCTTCTTTTGGATAAGTACCAATATCTAATTTTGCAAATCTTAAGTTTGGTAGTGCAAATCTCTCACTTAATTTTGAGAAAACGGGTGTTACATGACGGCATTCTGGGGACCATGTTGTATAAAATTCGACTACCCATACTGTATTTGTATTTtccttaatttttttatataaatcatCTGACCTAAAATATGTAACTTTATCTGATTCGTGATAAGCTGGCTGTGGAAATACTACAATTACAATTGTCATTATGACTACATAAACAATTCCATATAGTAAATCAGCtcttaaaaaaagaaaaacatttgctgtctttgaaaaattaaaaactgtTTCTAAATAGTGTAACCAATTTGTAGCTTTTTTACCCCTCCATAAGATTACAACTGCcaaaaaaacaacaatttCATGTTCTCTCTAGAAAGAGtaatgtaaatttattatatgtatacTGTGAATTTAAACTTACAGTGTCTAAAGAGAGATGTTTATCATCATACAATAATCTCCCTACAAAGGGTAccattttagtaaaaataaatgaaatacttaataaaatatttaaaatatgatgtAGTGTTAGAATATGTTTCAATTCCTCCATTTTTGGCATTGCTATCATTTTGTATAATTCTATAAAACagtaaagtataaaattggaacaaaagtaatttatattGGCTTTTATACGGAAAGTAAGAAAGCtactaaatataaattattggtattaatatttttgaacttttataaaacacCTTTTGTTACCGActgtttaaataaatacttttactGTCGTCTACAATAATTTACCAAATACtacataaattattaaatataaatattgtaatattaatattaaagacgtcataataaaatatttgggACAAAGTTCCAAAACTATATGCAAATTATGGGGAGGTGTATTTAAGAACGATTCgattgatataaattttattacttgttttatttaatttattcaaGTTTTGTtgcaataaatttttgatttatcaaaattactGATATTTTAGATATGTCTAAGAGACAAGTTCATTTTGACGATAACATTTCTGAAAGTTCGAAATCATTAAAACGTCAGAAAACTGATTCCTTTGATAAAGTGGACAGTGGTGACAAAGATTATGATGCTATGTGGAAAAATAAGCATACATTAGATAGTGATGAAGAAGATAATGATGATTATCAGAgattaaatatgaaaaaggtaacatatataaattgagaaaattataaaaaaagtatttctTAGATTGAAGGTCAGGAAGAAGCTACTATTTCATATGATGgagatattaaa
This Strongyloides ratti genome assembly S_ratti_ED321, chromosome : 2 DNA region includes the following protein-coding sequences:
- a CDS encoding Thioredoxin-related transmembrane protein 2, giving the protein MIAMPKMEELKHILTLHHILNILLSISFIFTKMVPFVGRLLYDDKHLSLDTREHEIVVFLAVVILWRGKKATNWLHYLETVFNFSKTANVFLFLRADLLYGIVYVVIMTIVIVVFPQPAYHESDKVTYFRSDDLYKKIKENTNTVWVVEFYTTWSPECRHVTPVFSKLSERFALPNLRFAKLDIGTYPKEAERFRINTHPSSKQLPTISIFKGGVEVARRPTIQNKRAVPFIFNEENLILELDLINTYNECKESSKKVKTH